In the genome of Pseudomonadota bacterium, one region contains:
- a CDS encoding succinate dehydrogenase assembly factor 2 yields the protein MSRDSLRGFAHLDLLATLLQSFPKFVTSTNRLRWRCRRGMRELDIVLERFLDRRYHQLAEADQRCFAELLDQADQDILAWLLGTSQPGDPVSSKLIDEIRSTSGQP from the coding sequence ATGTCTCGCGACTCGCTCCGCGGCTTCGCGCATCTGGACTTGCTCGCGACACTTTTGCAGAGCTTCCCTAAGTTCGTGACTTCGACCAACCGGCTCCGATGGCGTTGCCGGCGCGGGATGCGCGAGCTCGATATCGTCCTTGAAAGATTTCTCGATCGCCGCTACCACCAGCTAGCCGAAGCCGATCAACGTTGCTTCGCCGAGCTGCTCGACCAAGCGGACCAAGACATCCTGGCGTGGTTGCTGGGAACGTCGCAACCAGGTGATCCAGTTTCCTCGAAGCTGATCGACGAGATCCGATCGACCTCGGGCCAGCCCTGA